A window of Equus caballus isolate H_3958 breed thoroughbred chromosome 10, TB-T2T, whole genome shotgun sequence contains these coding sequences:
- the ZNF296 gene encoding zinc finger protein 296: MSRRKAGCTPRRVDPAPAATPGDEMEMPDLVIEVKPEPDARPLQAPGLGPFSPKEVPVPGRFEGEPRHSPGPGPAGGPLHALGARNPWALWTPLMPNSPDRQPWTDKHPDLLTCGRCRQTFPLEAITAFMDHKKLGCQLLRDPSPCQGSDGKDLEALNCLRCGRQFTGAWKLLHHAQWDHGLSIYQTEPESPEAPLLGLAEVAAAVSAVAGPEAEAKGPRVSSLGRRSPTCPVCTKTLSSFSNLKVHMRSHTGERPYACDQCPYACAQSSKLNRHKKTHRQLQPQSPCTDEGSQEPAAPPEPAAHAAAPASTLPCSGGEGAGAAATAGVQEPGAPGGGAQAGPGGDGWGASTEERRTDPSKSQKASPKKAPKPVGKSRGPGGSCEFCGKHFTNSSNLTVHRRSHTGERPYACELCSYACAQSSKLNRHRRMHGLGPGGPRFECPHCCVPFGLRATLDKHLRQKHAEVAGEA, encoded by the exons ATGTCCCGCCGCAAGGCCGGCTGCACGCCCCGCCGAGTGGACCCCGCGCCCGCCGCCACCCCCGGCGACGAGATGGAGATGCCAGACCTCGTCATCGAAGTGAAGCCCGAGCCAGACGCGCGGCCCCTACAGGCCCCGGGGCTGGGGCCCTTCTCCCCGAAGGAAGTGCCCGTGCCTGGGCGGTTCGAGGGCGAGCCCCGCCACTCCCCCGGCCCCGGGCCCGCCGGGGGCCCCCTCCACGCCCTCGGCGCGCGGAACCCGTGGGCGCTGTGGACGCCGCTGATGCCGAACTCTCCCG ACCGCCAGCCCTGGACCGACAAACACCCAGATCTGTTGACCTGCGGCCGCTGCCGGCAGACCTTCCCGCTGGAGGCCATCACCGCTTTCATGGACCACAAGAAGCTGGGCTGTCAGCTCCTCAGAGACCCTAGCCCCTGCCAGGGCTCAG ACGGCAAGGACCTGGAGGCCCTGAACTGCCTCCGCTGCGGCAGACAGTTCACGGGTGCCTGGAAACTGCTGCACCACGCCCAGTGGGACCACGGCCTGTCCATCTACCAGACGGAACCCGAGTCCCCCGAGGCCCCGCTGCTGGGCCTGGCCGAGGTGGCCGCGGCCGTGTCGGCAGTGGCAGGGCCGGAAGCCGAGGCCAAGGGCCCACGGGTGAGCAGCCTCGGCCGGCGGAGCCCCACCTGCCCCGTGTGCACCAAGACCCTCAGCTCCTTCAGCAACCTCAAGGTGCACATGCGCTCTCACACGGGCGAGCGGCCCTATGCCTGCGACCAGTGTCCTTACGCCTGTGCCCAGAGCAGCAAGCTCAACCGCCACAAGAAGACCCACCggcagctgcagccccagagccccTGCACGGACGAGGGCAGCCAGGAGCCTGCCGCCCCTCCAGAGCCCGCTGCCCACGCCGCCGCCCCGGCCAGCACCCTCCCGTGCAGCGGCGGGGAGGGCGCTggggccgccgcgacggcggggGTCCAGGAGCCGGGGGCGCCTGGTGGTGGGGCTCAGGCAGGTCCTGGGGGCGACGGTTGGGGAGCCAGCACCGAGGAGCGGAGAACTGACCCCAGCAAGAGCCAGAAGGCGTCGCCCAAGAAGGCACCCAAGCCCGTGGGCaagagccgcgggccgggcggcAGCTGCGAGTTCTGCGGGAAGCACTTCACCAACAGCAGCAACCTGACGGTGCACCGGCGCTCACACACCGGCGAGCGGCCCTACGCCTGCGAGCTCTGCTCCTACGCCTGCGCGCAGAGCAGCAAGCTCAACCGCCACCGCCGCATGCACGGCCTGGGCCCCGGCGGGCCCCGCTTCGAGTGCCCCCACTGCTGCGTGCCCTTCGGCCTGCGCGCCACCCTGGACAAGCACCTGCGGCAGAAGCACGCCGAGGTGGCCGGGGAGGCCTGA